The Deltaproteobacteria bacterium DNA window CCCCCTTGCCGCGAGCCCGGCCCTCTTCTCCGATTCGGTGCTCAACGCCCCGGCCGGCAACACGGCCATGGCCTTCGCCGTGAGGGGACCGGTCCACACCATAGTGGGCGCGGCTCCGGCGGGGCTCCAGGCCGTGGAGCTCGCCGTCCGTCTCGTGGCCTCGGGACGGGTGGAACGCTGCATAGCGGCCGCCACCGAGGAGCTCAACGAGCGGGTCGTGGAGGCCTACTTCAGGATGGGCCTCATAAGCCCGGAGGCCGCTCCCTTCGGACCGGCTCGAAAGGGTTTTCTTCCGGGCGAGGGCGCGGCGGCCGTGGTAGTGGAGAGGATGGAGGCGGCGGCGCGGCGCGGCGCCGCCCCCCTGGCCGCCGTCGCCTCGGCGGCCGGCGACGGCGGACCTTCGCTCGAGGAGGCGCTCGGCCGCATCTGCGCCCCGGCGGCCGGGTCGGCCGGGACGGCCGCAACGGCGGACCTGCTCGTCTCCGGCGCAAACGGCGGACCCGCCGACGCCGTCGAGGGGCGGGTCATGGGCGCGCTCCTGCCCGAAGGCACGGCCGTAAGGGGCCTGAAGGCGCTCACCGGCGAGGCCTTCTGCGCCTCGGCTCTCACCTCGCTCGTCGCCGCCACCTTCTTCCTCGAAGAGGGGGAAGGGGCGCCTTCGGGCGCCGCGCCGCAGGACGTCTCTACGGAGTGGAGCTGGGCCGACTTCACCGCCGCGGCGGCGGCAAGGGAGGTGCTCGTAACGGCCACGGGGCTTCGCGGCGAAGCCGCCGCCGTGAGGCTCGCCGCCACGCATATACGAATAAGTATGGAGGGGCTTGCAGGCTTGTAAAAGGGTCATGGACCCACGGTTCCCTCAAACCCCCTCCAAAAACTTTTAACGCGACTTGGTTTCTCCCTGTTTTGCCAAGCAAAACAGGGAGAAACCAAGTCGTATTAAAAGTCTTTGAAGGGGGCCTGGGGGAAACGTGGGCCTACGGCCCTTCTACAGAAAGTTTCCCCCAGCGCAATCAATCCGGTAAAGCAGAGAAGATGGAATCGGTCGTCAAGGATATGGGACTGGGGCTGTTGCGGCAATTCCTTGTCGCCAGGGCCCTGAGCGAGCGGCTCATGGGCTTCTGCGGCGACGAGGGCGTCACCGACGTCGCCGCCCGCCTGGGCCTCTTCGACCTCCGCCGCTGGTTCGAGGGCCTCGCCGCCGGACCTGGCTACAGGCTCGATACGCCGGTGAGGCGGCGCATGGCCGCCACCCTTCTCGACTTTCTCGTTGAGTGCGGCGTCGTTGAGAGGGGGCCGGAGGGGACGTACCGATACGCGGGGAAGAGCGGCGCCACGGCGGGGGAAGAGCCGCTGAGCGGCGAAGAGAGGGAGACGCTGAGGCGCTGGTTCGCCGGGGAGATCGATTTCTTCGACGCCTGCCTCGACGAGGCCCCGCGCTTTCTTCGCGGCGGCCCGCACCCCTTCGACTTCACCGACGAGTGTCTCGCCCTGTGGGAAGGATTTCTCGGAAACTTCGAGTTCGGGACCCTTCGGGCCGTGATGCTGCGGCTCATGGCCGTCGACGACGCGCCTTCGACGAGGGTTCTCGACCTCTGTTTCGGCCTCGGCCACGGCATCGTGGACCTGATGAGCGACTTCAGGGACGCGTCGATCACGGCCGTAGACTTCAGCGACACCTACCGGCCCGCCGCCGAGGCCAGGGTGGAGGAGGCGGCCAGGCGCAGGGGCATAGAGATCGACGGCAGGCTGAGCTGGGCCGAGGGATGGAAGGGCTTCGGCGAGCCGCTGCCCTTCGGCGACGCCGCCTTCGACGCCGTCCACTTCACCTTCTCGGACCCCTACATACCCGCGCAACTGCGCCGCAGCGTCTACGGCGAGATACGGCGCGTCCTCAAACCCGGCGGCGTGCTCGGGGCGGCCACGTGGGTATATCCCGACGACGAGCGACAGGTGGTGAGCAACCGCTGGATACGCCGCCAGGTGCTGGTCCACGACTTCGCCGAGAGCGTCTGCCGCGGCTGGCAGGGTTTCCACGACGCCGGCCTGACGCTGCGGCTCTTCGACGAGATCGGCTTTGAGAGAAAGCGCTCGCTCTTCGGCGACGACAACAGGCTGGGCTCATCGCTCTGGGTCATGGTGAGGCGGTAGGGCCGTGGGCGAGGCGGCCGTCACGGGAGTGGGGGTTGTCACCCCCCTTGAGAGCGGGCGGGGGACCGGGCTCTTCTGGCGCTCTCTCATCGAGGGGCGCAGCGCCGTGGCGCCCGTCACCCTCTTCGACGCCTCGCCCTACGGCGCCGTGGCGGCCGCGCAG harbors:
- a CDS encoding class I SAM-dependent methyltransferase — protein: MESVVKDMGLGLLRQFLVARALSERLMGFCGDEGVTDVAARLGLFDLRRWFEGLAAGPGYRLDTPVRRRMAATLLDFLVECGVVERGPEGTYRYAGKSGATAGEEPLSGEERETLRRWFAGEIDFFDACLDEAPRFLRGGPHPFDFTDECLALWEGFLGNFEFGTLRAVMLRLMAVDDAPSTRVLDLCFGLGHGIVDLMSDFRDASITAVDFSDTYRPAAEARVEEAARRRGIEIDGRLSWAEGWKGFGEPLPFGDAAFDAVHFTFSDPYIPAQLRRSVYGEIRRVLKPGGVLGAATWVYPDDERQVVSNRWIRRQVLVHDFAESVCRGWQGFHDAGLTLRLFDEIGFERKRSLFGDDNRLGSSLWVMVRR